In methanogenic archaeon ISO4-H5, the following are encoded in one genomic region:
- a CDS encoding transmembrane protein, which translates to MAKIGKFSRKYGLFLSNASNEEIVSVSKELMNGLSAEMKVTHNTSVALLATSMVTLIMMISLISGMSSTLIGTAKSIILLTKITAIAMVCISAVLSAKVIMSMSDASFVATILWRNVRETADDESAYEQTQAIRVIGSIMTVAKQYVKLAALAIAVAVILLGAGYIYETLAVAGYL; encoded by the coding sequence ATGGCGAAAATCGGTAAATTCTCTAGGAAATACGGACTGTTCTTGTCCAACGCTTCCAATGAGGAGATTGTTTCCGTATCGAAGGAACTGATGAACGGCCTGTCCGCAGAGATGAAGGTGACCCACAATACCTCCGTAGCTCTGCTTGCGACCTCGATGGTAACGCTCATCATGATGATCTCCCTGATCTCCGGGATGTCCTCTACCCTCATCGGTACCGCGAAGTCCATCATTCTCCTGACCAAGATTACCGCCATCGCCATGGTCTGCATCTCCGCGGTGCTCTCGGCGAAGGTGATCATGAGCATGTCGGATGCATCCTTCGTCGCAACCATCCTCTGGAGGAACGTCAGGGAGACCGCGGATGACGAGTCCGCATACGAACAGACTCAGGCGATCAGGGTCATCGGTTCCATCATGACCGTTGCCAAGCAGTATGTCAAGCTTGCCGCACTGGCAATCGCAGTAGCTGTCATTCTGCTTGGTGCGGGATACATATACGAAACACTGGCTGTCGCCGGGTACCTCTGA